From Streptomyces sp. SAI-135:
CGATCCAGGGCCAGGTGACGCGTGACGGCGAGCCTGTGGTGGGTTACGTCCGCCTCCTGGACTCGACCGGCGAGTTCACGGCGGAGGTCCCGACCTCCGCGACGGGCCAGTTCCGCTTCTACGCGGCCGAGGGCACCTGGACCGTCCGCGCCCTGGTTCCCGGCGGCACCGCCGACCGCACGGTCGTCGCCCAGCAGGGCGGCCTCGCCGAGGTCGCGATCGCCGTCTGAGGCGCTTGAGCAGTGGGAGGGCCGTACCCCTGGGGTACGGCCCTTCGGCCTGTCCGGGCCTACGCTGGAACCATGTTGGCGCGACGACGGCGTGTCTACTTCACCATGATGGGCACGTGCATCGGACTGTTCGTCCTGGCCTGGGGAGTCGTACGGCTCTGGTCGATCCCGGTGGCCGTGGGGATGTGCGTGGTCGCCATGGTGATCCCGCCGCTCGCCGCGATGGTCGCCAACCGGCGCGGCCCCGACGACCGCTGGTGGGACGACCCCTCCGGCGACCCCAAGTCCGACGAGTGGTGGGACGAACTGGACGGGAAGAAGCGCCGGCAGTAGGAAGGCGGGCATGTCGTCTTCCGCGAGGCTGTCCACCGTCGTGCTCGACGCCCACGACGCCCACGAACTGGCCGCCTTCTACCAGCGCCTGCTTGGGTACGTGGTGCGCGCCGAGGAGCCGCACTGGGTGCTCATCGGCCCGCCGCCCGGCACCGCCGGCACGTCCCTCGCCTTCGAGACCGAACCCGAGTACGTCCCGCCGGTCTGGCCCACGCGCGAGCCCGGCGACCAGCAGATGATGCTGCACCTGGACATCGAGGTGGACGACCTGGAGGCCGAGACCCGGCGGGCGGTGGCGGAGGGGGCACGGCCGGCCGAGTACCAGCCGCAGGACGACGTGCGGGTGCTCTACGACCCGTCCGGGCATCCCTTCTGCCTGTGGACCGGGACTCCCCCCGCGGCCTAGCCGATCGCCCGGCCCAGCACGTACACCGCCGGAGCCGCCGCGGCCAGGGGCAGGGCCACTCCTGCCGTGAAGTGCACGAAGCGGGACGGGTAGTCGTAGCTCGCGACCCGGTGGCCGATCAGTGCGCACACCGCGGCGCCCGCGCCGAGCAGGGCACCCTTCGCGCCGAGGCCCGTCATCCCGCCGACGGCGATGCCCGCGCCGGCCGCCGCGAGCAGCGCGACGACCACGGAGGCCGGGGTCGGCAGGGGCAGCGCGCGGGCCAGGACCGCCACGGCCACCGCGGCCGCGCCGACCGTCACCGCGTCCGGGTCCGCCGCGAGGTGCCCGGTCGCGACGATCGCCAGGGCCGCCGAGGCGACGGTCGCCATCAGGCCGTACATCCGCTCGTCGGGGTCGGCGTGCGAGCGGAGCTGCATCACCAGGCTGAGCAGGACCCAGACGCCGAGGGTGCCGAGGATCGCCGCGGGGCCGTTCTCCCGGCCGGCCGTCAGCAGGGCCGCGTCCGCGACCAGCGCACCGAGGAACGCCAGCGCGATGCCCTGCCGGGCGGGCCACATGCCGTTCAGCCGGAACCAGCCGGCCGCGGTGACGGCCTGGAGGACGACGAGGGGCACGAGGAGGGCGTACGAGCCGACGGCCGCGGCGCCGGAGAGCAGCAGGCCGAGCAGCGCGGTGAGCGCGGCGGGCTGCATGCCGGGCTCGATGATCGGGGACCGGCCTTCCAGGCGGGCGCGCTGGGCGTCGGTGACGCGGGCGTTCCCGGCGAGGGTGGCGGGGCCGTAGTCGGCGGAGGCCGCACCCTGGGTGACCGGCGCGGGGCCGTACGGGGCCGGGTCGTAAGGGGCCGCGCTGTGAGGGGCCCCGCTGTGAGGGGCCGAGTTGTAGGGGGCCGGGCCGTGCGGGGCGGCGGGGTGCTGTCCCGGGCCTGCGGGCATCTGCTGCCCCGGGCCGGCGGGCCCCTGCTGTCCGGGGCCGTATCCCTGCGGCTGCGCGTCGTACGCCTGCTGGGGCAGGTACGCCGTGTCCGCGGCCCCCGCGACCGGCGCCTGGACCTGGGTCTCCCAGGTCTGGCCCTGCCACTGCTGGGTGTACTGCTGGGCGGCCTGCGGGTCCTCGTACCCCTGCTGGGCGTGGGCCGGCCAGCCCTGCTGCGGGTACTGGTCGTAGCCCTCGTACGGCTGGTTCGTCATCGTCACCCTCCTGCGAACGGCGGGAGCACCTCGACCGTGCCGCCGTCGGCCAGCCGTACCGTCTCATGTCCGCGGGTGCCCACGGGGTCACCGTCGACGAGGAACGAGCATCGCCGCAGGACCCGCACGAGCTCGCCGGGGTGTCGCGCGCGCGCCGCGTCCAGCGCCTCGGCGAGCGTGGCCGCGTCGAACGGCTCCTCGGCGATCCCGGCCGCGGCCTTCGCGGCGGCCCAGTAGCGCACCGTGACCTTTGGCATCCGCTTCCTCAATCGTTCGGTGGTGTACGGGGCCAGGCTAGCCGCCCGCTGTGACAGCCCAGTCCCCGATCCGGCCGAGGAGCTCGTCGCCGACCGCGTGCTCGGCGTGGCCCATGGGCTCGATCCACAGCTCGGCGTGGTCGCCCGCGGCCTCCGCGAGCATCCGCGGGTGGTCGAGGGGGAAGTAGCCGTCGCGGTCGCCGTGGACGATGAGCAGGGGGGCGGGGGCGATCCTCGGGACCGCCTCGACCGGGGAGAGGGGGACGGGGTCCCAGTCCCGGTGGTGGATGCGGGTGCGGAAGCCGTAGCGGCTCACCAGACGGCCCGCGGGGCGGGTCACCAGCCAGTGGAGCCTGCGCATGGGGGCCGTGCCGCGGTAGTACCAGCGGGCCGGGGCGCTGACCGAGACCACCGCGTCCACTCCGCCGCCGCTCTCGCGCCCGTACAGCGCCGCGTGCCGCAGCACCACCGAACCGCCCATGGAGAAGCCGACGGTCACCACGCGCGCGTGCCCGAGTTCGCGGGCCCACGCCACCGCGGCGGCCAGGTCCAGCACCTCGCGGTCGCCGACGGTCGAGCGGCCGCCGGAGGCTCCGTGGCCGCGGAAGGAGAAAGTGACCACGCCCGCGTACCGCGTCAGCGCCCGCACCACCCGGCGAACATGCGGGCGATCCACATCGCCGGTGAAACCGTGCGCGATCACGAACACCAGGTCGCGCGCGGGTGACCGGGAGGCGTCGTATACGAAGGAGGGCGGATCGTATACGGAATCGATCGTCACACCGTCGTCGGTGTGCAGAAACGTCCGTATAGGTGCAGGTCTGGGTGTCTCAGAGTGCGGACTTCCCGTGGAACGCAGCACACGACCTGCCGGATCAATGCTCATGTGGGCTATTCTCGTCGGAACAGGACTCGGGCAATGCAGCCCCCGGGTCCTTTTGTGCTTTCGGATACCCCTGTATACGAAGGCCATGACCCTCGCGGGACCGAGGAGGAACCAGACGTATGAGTTCTCTGCTGCTCCTGACCAACGCCCTCCAGCCGTCGACGGAGGTGCTTCCGGCCCTCGGCCTGCTCCTGCACAACGTGCGTGTGGCCCCGGCGGAGGGCCCCGCTCTCGTCGACACCCCCGGTGCCGACGTCATCCTGATCGACGGACGCCGTGACCTGCCCCAGGTCCGCAGCCTGTGCCAGCTGCTGCGCTCGACCGGGCCCGGCTGTCCGCTCATCCTCGTCGTCACCGAGGGCGGCCTGGCCGCCGTCACCGCCGACTGGGGCATCGACGACGTGCTCCTCGACACCGCCGGCCCGGCCGAGGTCGAGGCGCGCCTGCGTCTGGCCATGGGCCGGCAGCAGATCGTCAACGACGACTCCCCCATGGAGATCCGCAACGGCGACCTCTCGGTCGACGAGGCGACGTACTCCGCGAAGCTCAAGGGCCGGGTCCTCGACCTCACCTTCAAGGAGTTCGAGCTCCTCAAGTACCTCGCCCAGCACCCGGGCCGCGTCTTCACGCGCGCGCAGCTGCTCCAGGAGGTCTGGGGCTACGACTACTTCGGCGGCACCCGGACGGTCGACGTGCACGTACGACGGCTGCGCGCCAAGCTCGGCCCCGAGCACGAGTCGCTGATCGGGACCGTCCGGAACGTCGGTTATCGATTCGTTACGCCCGAGAAGGGCGAGCGGGTCCCCGACGAGGCGAAGGCCAAGGCGGACCGGGCAAAGACGGAGGATGCGGACGAGAGCGCCGCCCTTGAGGACGTAGAGGCATAACGGGTCCCGCGCATGGGCATGGCTCCGGCACCGACGCACCGCCGCACGCCTCGCGGCGGGTGTACGGGGACCTCCTTCACGCCCTGCCCAGAGCGGGTCCATCCGCGTAGACTCCGCGCGTGGCCAAGGTAACCAGGGATGATGTGGCGAGACTCGCGGGGACGTCCACCGCGGTGGTCAGCTATGTCATCAACAACGGACCCCGGCCGGTTGCCCCGGCCACGCGCGAGCGTGTCCTCGCCGCGATCAAGGAGCTGGGGTACCGGCCCGACCGGGTGGCCCAGGCGATGGCGTCCCGGCGCACCGATCTCATAGGCCTGATCGTGCCGGACGCGCGCCAGCCGTTCTTCGCGGAGATGGCGCACGCGGTGGAACAGGCCGCGTCCGAGCGCGGGAAGATGGTGCTCGTCGGGAACTCCGACTACATCGGCGAGCGCGAGGTCCACTATCTGCGGGCGTTCCTCGGGATGCGCGTCTCCGGCCTGATCCTGGTCTCGCACGCGCTGAACGACAACGCGGCCGCCGAGATCGAGGCGTGGGACGCCCGGGTCGTCCTGCTGCACGAGCGGCCGGAGGCGATCGACGACGTCGCCGTCGTCCTCGACGACCTCACCGGCGCGAAGACCGCCGTCGAGCACCTGCTGGGCCACGGCTACCCCTACGTCGCCTGTATGGGCGGCACGGCCGACACCCCCTCCGTCGGTGACCCGGTCTCCGACCACGTGGAGGGCTGGCGGCAGGCCATGGACGAGGCCGGGCTCCCGACCGAGGGACGGCTGTTCGAGGCGCCGTACAACCGCTACGACGCGTACAAGGTGGCGCTGGAGATCCTCGCCGGGCCGCGGCGCCCGCCGGCCATCTTCTGCTCCACCGACGACCAGGCGATCGGCCTGCTGCGGGCCGCGCGCGAGTTGCGC
This genomic window contains:
- a CDS encoding DUF1416 domain-containing protein, with protein sequence MCGAKAGGPDASTIKPGETTIQGQVTRDGEPVVGYVRLLDSTGEFTAEVPTSATGQFRFYAAEGTWTVRALVPGGTADRTVVAQQGGLAEVAIAV
- a CDS encoding LacI family DNA-binding transcriptional regulator translates to MAKVTRDDVARLAGTSTAVVSYVINNGPRPVAPATRERVLAAIKELGYRPDRVAQAMASRRTDLIGLIVPDARQPFFAEMAHAVEQAASERGKMVLVGNSDYIGEREVHYLRAFLGMRVSGLILVSHALNDNAAAEIEAWDARVVLLHERPEAIDDVAVVLDDLTGAKTAVEHLLGHGYPYVACMGGTADTPSVGDPVSDHVEGWRQAMDEAGLPTEGRLFEAPYNRYDAYKVALEILAGPRRPPAIFCSTDDQAIGLLRAARELRIDVPGELAVIGFDDIKEAALADPPMTTIASDRSAMARAAVDLVLDDGLRVAGSRRERLKVFPSKLVVRRSCGCE
- a CDS encoding response regulator transcription factor, with protein sequence MSSLLLLTNALQPSTEVLPALGLLLHNVRVAPAEGPALVDTPGADVILIDGRRDLPQVRSLCQLLRSTGPGCPLILVVTEGGLAAVTADWGIDDVLLDTAGPAEVEARLRLAMGRQQIVNDDSPMEIRNGDLSVDEATYSAKLKGRVLDLTFKEFELLKYLAQHPGRVFTRAQLLQEVWGYDYFGGTRTVDVHVRRLRAKLGPEHESLIGTVRNVGYRFVTPEKGERVPDEAKAKADRAKTEDADESAALEDVEA
- a CDS encoding VOC family protein; its protein translation is MSSSARLSTVVLDAHDAHELAAFYQRLLGYVVRAEEPHWVLIGPPPGTAGTSLAFETEPEYVPPVWPTREPGDQQMMLHLDIEVDDLEAETRRAVAEGARPAEYQPQDDVRVLYDPSGHPFCLWTGTPPAA
- a CDS encoding DUF3099 domain-containing protein, giving the protein MLARRRRVYFTMMGTCIGLFVLAWGVVRLWSIPVAVGMCVVAMVIPPLAAMVANRRGPDDRWWDDPSGDPKSDEWWDELDGKKRRQ
- a CDS encoding MoaD/ThiS family protein; translated protein: MPKVTVRYWAAAKAAAGIAEEPFDAATLAEALDAARARHPGELVRVLRRCSFLVDGDPVGTRGHETVRLADGGTVEVLPPFAGG
- a CDS encoding alpha/beta fold hydrolase: MSIDPAGRVLRSTGSPHSETPRPAPIRTFLHTDDGVTIDSVYDPPSFVYDASRSPARDLVFVIAHGFTGDVDRPHVRRVVRALTRYAGVVTFSFRGHGASGGRSTVGDREVLDLAAAVAWARELGHARVVTVGFSMGGSVVLRHAALYGRESGGGVDAVVSVSAPARWYYRGTAPMRRLHWLVTRPAGRLVSRYGFRTRIHHRDWDPVPLSPVEAVPRIAPAPLLIVHGDRDGYFPLDHPRMLAEAAGDHAELWIEPMGHAEHAVGDELLGRIGDWAVTAGG